Proteins encoded within one genomic window of Pseudocalidococcus azoricus BACA0444:
- a CDS encoding YceD family protein: MALAPLSIPGLTKLPQQTWRQDFKFILDEFVSLTPIQGWITVQHQGSYLRVATEAKTIINLTCDRCLQQYNQRILCQVEELIWLELDDLDAGIETGSQELDLLERLPAQGEFDPQDWLYQQLCLSLPHPQICQVDCRGLDVELSPTHGQSDSTELSERVDHRWASLAALKQQLEP; encoded by the coding sequence ATGGCACTGGCTCCCCTCTCGATTCCGGGCTTAACCAAGCTCCCCCAGCAAACCTGGCGACAGGACTTTAAGTTCATTTTGGATGAGTTTGTCAGTTTAACCCCGATTCAAGGCTGGATCACGGTGCAACATCAGGGTTCCTACTTACGGGTCGCCACTGAGGCTAAAACCATCATTAACCTGACCTGTGATCGGTGTCTGCAGCAGTATAACCAGCGAATTTTGTGCCAGGTGGAGGAGTTAATTTGGTTGGAATTGGATGACTTAGACGCAGGGATCGAAACGGGTAGCCAAGAACTGGATTTATTAGAACGTTTACCGGCCCAAGGGGAGTTTGATCCCCAAGATTGGCTCTATCAGCAGCTATGTTTAAGTTTGCCCCATCCCCAAATTTGTCAGGTGGATTGTCGGGGCCTGGATGTGGAACTCTCGCCAACTCATGGACAATCCGACTCAACTGAACTATCAGAGCGAGTGGATCATCGCTGGGCTAGTTTGGCCGCCTTAAAGCAACAGTTAGAGCCTTAG
- a CDS encoding DUF2442 domain-containing protein, which translates to MPTQLAEVEVSPSGYGLHWESLDADLAVPALMSQVFGSGAWLN; encoded by the coding sequence ATACCCACACAATTAGCTGAAGTTGAAGTTTCTCCCTCTGGTTATGGCTTACATTGGGAATCCTTGGATGCGGATTTAGCAGTTCCGGCGTTGATGTCTCAGGTTTTTGGTTCCGGGGCCTGGCTGAATTAG
- a CDS encoding DUF2442 domain-containing protein: MTSDSFTIALDIQQQIDHARKMDEVLEKREPRAKRAWFNPVDKTIEIELKTGVRASFPVHLLQGLQGATSEQLAEVEISPSGYGLYWESLDADLVVPTLMSQIFGSRAWPGTSSKNRKVNTLTQAPAKLSLKSYTSGHVCQFKKTEKCKESRKTITEH; this comes from the coding sequence ATGACTAGTGACTCTTTCACAATTGCCCTAGATATCCAACAGCAAATTGATCATGCCCGAAAAATGGATGAAGTTCTGGAAAAAAGAGAGCCACGGGCAAAGCGGGCCTGGTTTAATCCGGTTGATAAAACGATTGAAATTGAACTCAAGACGGGGGTGAGGGCTTCTTTTCCGGTTCATTTACTCCAGGGTCTACAAGGGGCGACTTCCGAACAATTAGCTGAAGTTGAAATTTCTCCCTCTGGGTATGGTTTATATTGGGAGTCCTTGGATGCGGATTTGGTAGTTCCAACGTTGATGTCCCAGATTTTTGGTTCTCGGGCCTGGCCTGGCACAAGTAGTAAGAATCGAAAAGTTAATACCCTCACCCAAGCACCCGCAAAACTGAGCCTGAAAAGCTATACATCAGGCCATGTTTGCCAATTCAAGAAAACAGAAAAATGTAAAGAATCACGAAAAACCATTACGGAACATTGA
- a CDS encoding BrnA antitoxin family protein produces the protein MNNKPTSSNSQTDWQRLDAMNDEEIDLSDCPEITPEMFAKAIVRRGLPATKAKAQVTLRIDHDVLEWFKSQGRGYQTQINQLLRAYMEAHQ, from the coding sequence ATGAACAACAAACCTACTTCGAGCAACTCTCAAACTGATTGGCAACGACTGGATGCAATGAACGATGAAGAAATTGATTTATCTGATTGTCCAGAGATTACACCCGAAATGTTTGCTAAAGCGATTGTGCGGCGGGGTTTACCTGCTACAAAAGCCAAGGCTCAAGTGACACTCCGCATTGATCATGATGTTCTGGAGTGGTTTAAGTCACAAGGCCGGGGCTATCAAACCCAGATTAATCAATTACTCCGAGCGTATATGGAGGCTCATCAATAA
- a CDS encoding ChaN family lipoprotein, whose product MSPFLLRRFPPQAWGQFLLILLLCWPSYSVWAAPTTTPMIQTIKGSRDANFQQWVKQLAQAQVIYLGETHDRPADHQAQMEIIQALLQKKPGIALGLEMFQRPFQGVLDRYLAGQLTEVQLQEESEYAQRWGFPWSSYAPVLRLAKEHQLPVLALNTPTEITRQVARNGLESLISTDFTYIPPLEAIDLTNQAYRQRLAEIFQAHHQGQSHSLDLDRFFQAQVLWDETMAAVIADYVKQHPEKTLIVLVGQGHLHYGDGIPQRVQRRLATMAQFRQVTVLLNPDPGLAWQSPTDQPIADVLWYSQ is encoded by the coding sequence ATGTCCCCTTTTTTATTACGCCGTTTTCCCCCCCAGGCCTGGGGCCAATTCCTTTTAATCCTGCTCCTTTGTTGGCCGAGTTATTCCGTTTGGGCCGCTCCCACCACGACTCCGATGATTCAAACCATTAAAGGCAGCCGCGATGCAAATTTCCAACAGTGGGTTAAGCAACTGGCCCAGGCCCAGGTGATTTATTTAGGCGAAACCCACGACCGCCCCGCCGACCATCAGGCCCAAATGGAGATTATCCAAGCTCTATTGCAAAAAAAGCCAGGGATTGCTCTCGGCCTGGAGATGTTTCAGCGGCCCTTCCAAGGGGTTTTGGATCGCTATCTGGCCGGTCAACTCACCGAGGTACAACTTCAGGAGGAGAGTGAGTATGCCCAACGCTGGGGATTTCCCTGGTCATCTTACGCCCCCGTTTTACGCTTGGCCAAAGAACATCAACTCCCTGTGCTGGCCTTGAACACCCCCACAGAAATCACCCGCCAAGTGGCCCGGAATGGGCTGGAGAGCTTAATTTCTACCGATTTTACCTATATTCCCCCCTTAGAGGCGATTGATCTGACGAACCAGGCCTATCGTCAACGCCTGGCCGAGATTTTCCAGGCCCACCACCAAGGCCAAAGCCACAGTTTGGATTTAGATCGCTTTTTCCAGGCCCAAGTCCTTTGGGATGAGACGATGGCAGCGGTGATTGCCGATTACGTTAAACAACATCCAGAGAAAACCCTGATCGTTTTGGTTGGCCAAGGACATTTGCATTACGGTGATGGGATTCCGCAGCGGGTACAACGGCGACTAGCGACTATGGCTCAATTTCGACAAGTGACGGTACTACTAAATCCTGATCCGGGCCTGGCCTGGCAATCTCCCACGGATCAACCCATTGCGGATGTGCTTTGGTATTCCCAGTGA
- a CDS encoding DUF262 domain-containing protein — MDTSASNRRLRVLLTAIGNSTLIPQPDFQRRLVWTNKDKVEFIRTVLEGYPFPEIYIAAGKVDPKTGEGAEVLVDGQQRITTLYQYFKGSPDIKLGNSIPSYSDLEEDRQIEFLEYKVVVRDMGNMPLDDIKEVFKRINSASYGLNAMELHNARFGGELKAFAEKVSMLDFFDEHRIFTAGDIKRMNDVKYCLGLIITVISTYFNRDNELEFYLDKYNEEFPDSEHLLDEFNTVLSFIDRLNFDNSSRIYKKADFYTLFVEIHRAIFKDLLNLDVTILRANLDRFYASVELVASGQTSDYGDAVRYYKSALQASNDRSSRILRGNIISQLIRQKS, encoded by the coding sequence ATGGATACATCAGCTTCAAATAGACGACTTAGAGTTTTACTAACTGCAATCGGAAACTCGACTCTTATTCCTCAACCTGACTTTCAGCGTAGATTAGTCTGGACAAATAAAGATAAAGTTGAATTTATCAGAACTGTACTTGAAGGATACCCTTTCCCAGAAATATATATAGCTGCTGGCAAGGTAGATCCTAAAACTGGTGAAGGTGCGGAAGTTTTGGTTGATGGGCAACAGAGAATTACGACTCTATACCAATACTTCAAAGGATCTCCTGATATCAAACTTGGAAATAGCATTCCGTCATATTCAGACTTGGAAGAAGATCGGCAAATTGAGTTCTTAGAATACAAAGTAGTCGTTCGAGATATGGGCAATATGCCACTAGACGACATCAAAGAGGTCTTTAAGCGCATTAACTCTGCTAGTTACGGGTTGAATGCCATGGAGCTTCACAATGCTCGCTTTGGTGGAGAGCTAAAGGCTTTTGCAGAGAAGGTCTCAATGTTGGATTTTTTTGATGAACATAGAATATTTACTGCCGGTGATATTAAGAGAATGAATGATGTCAAGTATTGCCTGGGCTTGATCATTACGGTTATAAGTACATATTTTAATCGTGACAATGAACTTGAATTTTATTTAGACAAATACAATGAAGAGTTTCCTGATAGTGAACACTTATTAGATGAATTTAATACGGTTTTATCATTTATTGACAGATTGAATTTTGACAACTCTTCAAGGATATATAAAAAAGCAGATTTTTACACCTTATTTGTTGAAATACATAGAGCTATCTTTAAAGATTTACTAAATTTAGATGTGACAATTCTGCGTGCGAACCTTGATAGGTTTTATGCTTCTGTGGAGCTAGTTGCTTCTGGGCAAACTAGTGATTATGGGGATGCTGTAAGATATTACAAGTCTGCTTTACAAGCTAGTAATGATAGGAGCAGCAGAATTCTAAGAGGAAATATAATTTCTCAACTTATTCGACAAAAAAGCTGA
- a CDS encoding restriction endonuclease, translating to MTVAAKYKAIIQSLQWQGLRSLWESIENRCTPEWDSGKAFEYLVLRAFQLDGADVKYPFSVRLFGEEVEQIDGVIYCSGLSCLVESKDFADKVNVDITPIAKLRNQLLRRPASTLGLVFSRTGFTDPARHLSYFSLPQTILLWSGEELRYALEQESICELLLLKYRVCVEDGLPDYDVRERGIP from the coding sequence TTGACTGTAGCAGCAAAATATAAAGCAATAATTCAATCTCTGCAATGGCAAGGTTTGCGATCGCTTTGGGAGAGCATTGAAAATCGCTGCACCCCAGAATGGGACTCAGGAAAAGCTTTTGAATACTTGGTTCTGCGAGCCTTTCAGCTTGATGGAGCAGATGTCAAGTATCCGTTCAGCGTCAGATTATTTGGCGAAGAGGTTGAACAAATTGATGGTGTAATTTACTGTTCAGGCTTATCCTGCTTAGTCGAGAGCAAAGACTTTGCCGATAAGGTCAATGTTGACATTACGCCAATCGCTAAACTTCGCAATCAACTTTTGCGTCGTCCTGCAAGTACGCTTGGTTTAGTCTTCAGCCGGACAGGATTTACTGATCCAGCCCGCCATCTCTCCTATTTTTCATTGCCTCAGACGATTCTACTTTGGAGTGGAGAAGAGCTAAGATATGCCTTAGAGCAAGAATCAATTTGCGAACTGCTTCTTCTTAAATATCGCGTTTGCGTAGAAGATGGCCTACCTGACTATGATGTACGAGAGCGAGGTATTCCATGA
- a CDS encoding DUF2442 domain-containing protein: MSSNYSDFFTCEPIPVASDIQQQIDHARKVDEVLEKSEPRAKRAWFNPVDNTIKIELKTGVRASFPVHLLQGLQGATSEQLAEVEISPSGYGLHWESLDADLAVPALMSQIFGSGAWMVELERTGKLFQPLNAHSGRKSINSQ; the protein is encoded by the coding sequence ATGAGTAGTAATTACTCCGACTTTTTCACCTGTGAGCCTATCCCAGTTGCCTCAGATATCCAACAGCAAATTGATCATGCTCGAAAAGTGGATGAAGTTCTGGAAAAAAGTGAGCCACGGGCAAAGCGGGCCTGGTTTAATCCGGTTGATAACACGATTAAAATTGAACTCAAGACGGGGGTGAGGGCTTCTTTTCCGGTTCATTTGCTCCAAGGTTTACAAGGTGCGACTTCCGAACAGTTAGCTGAGGTTGAAATCTCTCCCTCTGGCTATGGCTTACATTGGGAATCCTTGGATGCAGATTTGGCGGTTCCGGCGTTGATGTCTCAGATTTTTGGTTCCGGGGCCTGGATGGTGGAATTAGAGAGAACGGGAAAATTATTTCAGCCTCTAAACGCCCACTCAGGCAGGAAGTCTATAAATTCACAATAG
- the typA gene encoding translational GTPase TypA, with the protein MSLPIRNVAIIAHVDHGKTTLVDALLRQSGTFREGEDIPDCVMDSNDLERERGITILAKNTAVRYKDTLINIVDTPGHADFGGEVERVLGMVEGCLLIVDANEGPMPQTRFVLKKALEKGLRPIVVVNKIDRPQAEPYKAIDKVLDLFLELGADDDQCEFPYLFASGLAGFAKDKLEDDSDNMQPLFNAILHHVSPPVGDPNKPLQLQVTTLDYSEYLGRIVIGKIHNGTITMGQQAALVQDGGKIVKSKISKLLGFDGLKRVELQTASAGHIVAVAGFADANIGETITCPNEPQALPLIKVDEPTLQMTFAVNDSPFAGQEGQFVTSRQLRDRLYRELETNVALRIEETDSPDRFAVSGRGELHLGILIETMRREGYEFQVSQPQVIYREVSGQPCEPFECLVLDVPEEAVGGCIERLGQRRGEMQDMQVGGNGRTQLEFVIPARGLVGFRGEFMRQTRGDGIMNHSFLDYRPLAGDISARRNGVLIAFEEGVSTFYAMKNAEDRGVFFIVPGTKVYKGMIVGEHNRPQDLELNVCKAKQLTNFRSSTGDELVQLQAPIDMSLERALEYIGPDELVEITPQSIRLRKVSKKLARR; encoded by the coding sequence ATGAGTCTGCCCATTCGGAATGTTGCGATCATTGCCCACGTTGATCACGGTAAAACTACACTTGTTGATGCCTTGTTGCGTCAGTCCGGGACATTTCGTGAGGGAGAAGACATTCCCGATTGTGTGATGGACTCCAACGACCTGGAGCGGGAACGGGGGATTACGATTCTGGCCAAAAACACGGCGGTGCGCTACAAAGACACCCTGATCAATATTGTCGATACCCCCGGCCACGCGGATTTTGGCGGTGAAGTGGAGCGAGTTTTAGGGATGGTCGAAGGCTGTCTCCTGATTGTCGATGCCAACGAAGGGCCAATGCCCCAAACTCGATTTGTCTTGAAAAAAGCCTTAGAAAAAGGGTTGCGCCCGATTGTCGTCGTCAACAAAATTGATCGTCCCCAGGCCGAGCCGTACAAAGCGATTGATAAGGTCTTGGATTTGTTTTTAGAACTGGGGGCTGATGATGACCAGTGTGAATTTCCCTATTTGTTTGCTTCGGGGTTAGCCGGGTTTGCCAAGGACAAGCTGGAAGACGACAGCGATAATATGCAGCCCCTGTTCAATGCAATTTTGCACCATGTGTCCCCGCCCGTGGGCGATCCCAATAAACCGCTCCAGTTGCAAGTCACCACTTTGGATTACTCCGAATATTTGGGTCGGATCGTGATTGGCAAAATCCACAACGGCACGATCACCATGGGACAACAGGCCGCGCTGGTGCAGGATGGCGGCAAAATTGTCAAAAGCAAAATTTCCAAACTCTTGGGCTTTGACGGCTTAAAACGGGTCGAATTGCAAACCGCCTCAGCGGGGCACATTGTGGCCGTGGCCGGATTTGCAGATGCCAACATTGGCGAAACCATCACCTGTCCCAACGAACCCCAGGCCCTGCCCCTGATCAAAGTGGATGAACCGACCTTACAAATGACGTTTGCGGTCAATGATTCCCCCTTTGCCGGCCAAGAAGGGCAATTTGTTACCTCGCGGCAGTTGCGGGATCGGCTCTATCGGGAATTGGAAACCAACGTGGCGTTGCGGATTGAAGAAACCGACTCTCCGGATCGGTTTGCGGTCTCAGGCCGGGGTGAATTGCACCTGGGAATTTTGATTGAAACGATGCGGCGGGAAGGCTATGAATTCCAAGTGTCTCAGCCTCAGGTGATTTATCGGGAAGTGAGTGGCCAACCCTGTGAACCGTTTGAGTGCCTAGTTTTAGATGTGCCGGAAGAAGCGGTGGGGGGTTGTATTGAACGCTTGGGCCAACGCCGGGGGGAAATGCAGGATATGCAGGTGGGCGGAAATGGTCGCACCCAATTAGAGTTTGTGATTCCAGCGCGGGGCCTGGTCGGGTTTCGGGGGGAATTTATGCGCCAAACTCGGGGTGACGGAATCATGAACCACAGCTTCTTGGACTATCGGCCCTTGGCTGGAGACATTTCGGCGCGACGCAATGGGGTGTTGATTGCCTTTGAAGAGGGAGTCAGCACCTTTTATGCGATGAAAAATGCCGAAGATCGGGGCGTATTTTTTATTGTTCCCGGAACCAAAGTTTATAAAGGCATGATTGTCGGGGAACACAACCGGCCCCAAGATTTGGAATTGAATGTCTGCAAAGCCAAACAGTTGACTAACTTCCGTTCTTCGACAGGGGATGAATTGGTGCAGTTGCAGGCCCCGATTGACATGAGCTTAGAGCGGGCGTTGGAATACATTGGCCCGGATGAGTTAGTGGAAATTACACCCCAATCAATTCGTCTGCGGAAGGTGAGTAAAAAACTGGCCAGACGCTAG
- a CDS encoding BrnT family toxin produces MDYQWDEAKRLTNLRKHGIDFIDVPVVFDGDILTVEDDRYSYGEQRFVTFGLLLGRVIAVVHTESEDCIRIISARKATKYEQQTYFEQLSN; encoded by the coding sequence ATGGACTATCAATGGGATGAAGCAAAACGCCTTACTAATCTTCGTAAGCATGGAATAGATTTTATTGATGTTCCAGTCGTGTTTGATGGCGATATTCTCACAGTTGAGGATGATCGTTACAGCTATGGAGAGCAGCGTTTTGTTACATTCGGCTTGTTGCTAGGGCGAGTTATTGCTGTTGTCCACACCGAAAGTGAAGATTGCATCCGTATTATTTCCGCAAGAAAGGCAACCAAATATGAACAACAAACCTACTTCGAGCAACTCTCAAACTGA
- a CDS encoding BLUF domain-containing protein, whose product MSLHRLLYLSTGRPDLAYPDLRDIMAKSEVNNERDGITGILCFGNNRFVQALEGDRKQISETYARILNDPRHTDPELVEFGPIDCRAFTKWSMRLIQWDINEPATIRDIRMKYCSGALFDPSTMNAKQCLSLLMDMHALQG is encoded by the coding sequence ATGAGCTTGCATCGGCTGTTGTATTTAAGTACCGGGCGGCCCGACTTAGCCTATCCAGATTTGCGGGACATTATGGCCAAGTCAGAAGTCAATAATGAGCGGGATGGGATCACCGGGATTCTTTGCTTTGGGAATAATCGCTTTGTCCAGGCCTTGGAAGGTGATCGGAAACAAATTAGTGAAACCTATGCCCGTATCTTGAATGATCCCCGCCATACGGATCCAGAATTAGTAGAATTTGGGCCGATTGATTGCCGGGCTTTCACGAAATGGTCAATGCGTCTGATTCAGTGGGACATTAACGAACCCGCCACAATCCGGGACATTCGGATGAAGTACTGCTCCGGTGCGTTGTTTGATCCCTCGACGATGAATGCTAAACAATGTCTGAGTTTGTTGATGGATATGCATGCGTTACAAGGTTAG
- a CDS encoding MoaD/ThiS family protein has product MSIKVLIPTPLQKLTRDQATLECQATSISELLDSLEEDCPGIKGRLCDESGQLRRFINFYVNNEDIRFLDGPQTPLQDGDEVSIVPAIAGG; this is encoded by the coding sequence ATGTCTATCAAAGTTTTAATTCCCACCCCCCTGCAAAAACTCACCCGCGACCAGGCCACCCTTGAGTGTCAGGCCACTTCCATTAGTGAATTACTAGATTCCCTTGAGGAGGACTGTCCAGGGATTAAAGGGCGGCTCTGTGATGAATCCGGGCAACTGCGGCGGTTTATCAACTTCTACGTCAACAACGAGGATATTCGCTTCCTGGATGGCCCCCAAACTCCCCTCCAAGATGGCGATGAAGTCAGTATCGTTCCAGCCATTGCAGGGGGTTAA
- a CDS encoding DHH family phosphoesterase, giving the protein MQSSTLDVSDLIESDVILSTPVSPPDVNQPTLTHGHGNGTITVNGNGLPPTPTPVRPIERPTDQRIEALKQVLEHHRQSRLLIILQDFPDPDALSSAWALRMIAEKYEIQCDIAYAGALSHQENITLVRLTNLPLIRWNPQAKGKDQRDISIYQGYILVDNQGTTSQLLAIAKQANLPAIAIIDHHALQDNLTAEFTDIRPNIRATATILTQYLQAGLLQLDSSKTDHVKCATALMHGLRSDTDCLKQAREEDFLAAAYLSKFCDCQLLNTVLLSHRSKQVMDVIERSLKNRSIHNNFLIAGVGYLRYEDRDAIPQAADFLVTEENVHTAVVYGLVHDEDEEVELIVGSLRTTKITLDPDEFIKEAFGQDSQGRFFGGGRSQAGGFEIPVGFLAGLNANPEYAKLKWNVYDTQIKQKLLHLVNPKNNVLHTTE; this is encoded by the coding sequence ATGCAAAGCAGCACCTTGGATGTCTCAGACCTAATCGAATCAGATGTAATCCTATCCACTCCAGTCAGTCCACCGGACGTTAACCAACCGACCCTAACCCACGGTCATGGCAACGGGACGATAACGGTTAATGGTAACGGTCTTCCCCCCACCCCGACCCCAGTTCGCCCCATTGAACGCCCCACAGACCAGCGAATTGAAGCCTTAAAGCAAGTTTTAGAGCATCATCGGCAGTCACGGTTACTGATCATTCTCCAAGACTTTCCTGACCCCGATGCCCTCTCCTCGGCCTGGGCCTTGCGGATGATTGCCGAAAAGTATGAGATTCAATGTGACATTGCCTATGCCGGAGCCTTAAGCCATCAGGAAAATATCACGCTAGTTCGCTTAACCAACTTGCCTCTGATTCGCTGGAATCCCCAGGCCAAGGGTAAGGATCAACGGGACATTAGTATCTATCAAGGCTACATTTTGGTGGATAACCAAGGCACTACCAGTCAACTTTTAGCCATTGCCAAACAAGCTAACCTACCCGCCATTGCCATCATTGATCACCATGCCCTCCAGGACAACCTCACGGCTGAATTTACGGATATTCGTCCCAATATTCGAGCCACCGCCACCATCCTGACCCAATACCTCCAGGCCGGGCTACTGCAACTGGATAGTAGTAAAACCGACCATGTCAAATGTGCCACCGCTTTAATGCATGGATTGCGCTCAGATACCGATTGTTTAAAACAGGCCCGCGAAGAAGATTTTCTCGCCGCTGCCTATTTGAGCAAGTTTTGTGATTGCCAATTGCTAAATACGGTATTACTATCCCATCGTTCCAAGCAGGTCATGGATGTGATTGAACGATCCTTAAAAAATCGCTCGATTCACAATAACTTTCTGATTGCGGGTGTGGGCTATCTACGCTACGAAGACCGGGATGCCATTCCCCAAGCTGCCGACTTCCTCGTGACTGAGGAGAATGTTCATACCGCCGTAGTCTATGGCCTGGTGCATGACGAAGATGAAGAAGTGGAGTTAATCGTGGGTTCCTTGCGGACAACTAAAATTACCCTAGATCCCGATGAATTTATTAAAGAAGCCTTTGGCCAAGATAGTCAGGGTCGTTTCTTTGGCGGGGGACGTTCCCAGGCCGGTGGGTTTGAAATTCCGGTGGGCTTTTTGGCGGGCCTCAATGCTAATCCCGAATATGCCAAGCTGAAGTGGAATGTTTACGACACCCAAATCAAACAAAAACTTCTACATCTCGTCAATCCTAAAAACAACGTTCTCCATACGACTGAATAG
- the thrC gene encoding threonine synthase: MTATITAPSRQANFTGLKCKECGAEYEAQAIHVCEYCFGPLEVKYDLSQLAKTITRQTIEAGPNSIWRYRSFLPVETNTPIDVGTGMTPLLKANRLARQLGLKHLYIKNDAVNMPTLSFKDRVVSVALTRAQELGFTTVSCASTGNLANSTAAIAARAGLDCCVFIPSDLEAGKVLGTLIYGPTVMAVNGNYDQVNRLCSEVANTHGWGFVNINLRPYYSEGSKTLGYEVIEQLGWELPDHIVAPLASGSLFTKIYKGFREFIEVGLVADKAVRCSGAQALGCSPIASAFSEGRDFINPVKPSTIAKSIAIGNPADGVYALDIARKTNGNIESVNDDEIVAGIKLLAETEGIFTETAGGTTIAVLKKLVEAGKIDPEEKTVVYITGNGLKTQEAVQGYIGEPLTIEPKLDAFERALERSRTLERLEWQPVLV, encoded by the coding sequence ATGACTGCAACCATCACCGCCCCCAGCCGCCAAGCCAACTTCACTGGACTTAAATGTAAGGAATGTGGAGCCGAGTACGAAGCCCAGGCCATCCATGTTTGTGAATATTGCTTTGGCCCTTTGGAAGTCAAATACGACCTCAGTCAACTAGCTAAAACCATCACCCGTCAAACCATTGAAGCCGGGCCGAACTCCATTTGGCGGTATCGCAGCTTTTTACCCGTGGAAACCAATACACCCATTGATGTGGGCACGGGCATGACCCCCCTGTTAAAGGCGAATCGCTTGGCACGGCAATTAGGTCTGAAGCATCTCTACATTAAAAATGACGCGGTGAATATGCCCACCTTGAGCTTTAAGGATCGGGTAGTGTCGGTGGCACTGACTCGGGCCCAAGAATTAGGCTTTACCACGGTCTCCTGTGCCAGTACCGGAAATTTGGCAAATTCAACAGCGGCAATTGCAGCGCGGGCGGGCCTGGATTGCTGTGTGTTTATTCCCTCAGATCTGGAAGCGGGCAAAGTCTTGGGCACTTTGATCTATGGGCCAACGGTGATGGCGGTAAATGGCAACTATGATCAGGTGAATCGCCTCTGTTCTGAGGTGGCCAATACCCACGGTTGGGGGTTCGTTAACATCAATTTGCGGCCCTACTATTCGGAAGGCTCCAAAACCCTTGGCTATGAAGTGATTGAGCAGTTGGGCTGGGAATTACCGGATCACATTGTGGCTCCCCTGGCATCTGGCTCCCTATTTACCAAGATTTATAAAGGCTTCCGGGAATTTATTGAAGTCGGTTTAGTGGCCGATAAAGCCGTGCGCTGTAGTGGGGCCCAGGCCTTGGGATGTTCCCCGATTGCTTCTGCCTTTAGTGAAGGACGGGACTTTATCAATCCGGTTAAACCCAGCACCATTGCCAAATCCATTGCCATTGGTAACCCGGCCGATGGAGTCTATGCCCTCGATATTGCCCGCAAAACCAACGGAAATATTGAATCCGTTAATGATGATGAAATTGTTGCCGGGATTAAGCTCTTGGCCGAAACTGAGGGGATTTTTACGGAAACTGCGGGCGGCACTACCATTGCTGTGCTCAAAAAACTGGTGGAAGCGGGTAAAATTGATCCAGAGGAAAAAACCGTAGTTTACATCACCGGTAATGGCCTGAAAACCCAAGAAGCGGTGCAAGGGTATATTGGCGAACCCCTGACCATTGAGCCGAAACTGGATGCCTTTGAACGGGCTTTGGAGCGGTCTCGGACTCTCGAGCGGTTAGAGTGGCAGCCGGTTTTAGTCTAG
- a CDS encoding antitoxin yields MQNSRHASLLTSGQDQVLTIPQELALSGTEVLLRKEGHRLIIEPIPSSSLLSLLTSLPDITDHFPDIDEALLPLDDITL; encoded by the coding sequence ATGCAAAACTCACGTCATGCTTCCCTACTAACAAGTGGACAAGATCAAGTCCTCACCATTCCCCAGGAACTTGCCCTATCAGGTACAGAGGTTTTGTTGCGGAAAGAAGGTCATCGCTTAATCATTGAACCCATTCCTTCTAGCTCCCTACTTTCCTTACTAACTTCGTTGCCAGACATTACAGATCATTTTCCTGACATAGATGAGGCCCTACTCCCTCTGGATGACATCACACTTTAG
- a CDS encoding type II toxin-antitoxin system VapC family toxin: MSYQYLLDTNILSDLLRHPQGQVFQHIAAVGEDSVCTSIIVACELRFGVVKSGSSRLDQQLEYILEVLPVLSLELPVDEHYAAIRTYLEQAGTPIGPNDLLIAAHALALDLTLVTANTREFERVPSLSLDNWLL, from the coding sequence ATGAGCTATCAGTACCTCCTGGATACGAACATCCTGTCAGATTTGCTCAGGCATCCTCAAGGTCAGGTTTTCCAGCATATTGCAGCAGTTGGAGAAGACAGCGTTTGTACGAGCATCATTGTGGCCTGTGAACTTCGTTTTGGAGTGGTTAAGAGTGGTTCATCTCGTCTAGACCAGCAACTCGAATACATTCTTGAAGTCTTGCCAGTGCTGTCCTTAGAACTACCTGTAGATGAGCACTATGCTGCAATTCGTACTTATTTAGAACAAGCAGGAACTCCCATCGGGCCGAATGATTTACTAATTGCTGCTCATGCCCTAGCCCTTGACTTAACCCTTGTCACAGCAAACACTCGTGAATTTGAACGTGTACCCAGTTTAAGTTTGGATAATTGGTTGCTTTAA